One window of Medicago truncatula cultivar Jemalong A17 chromosome 2, MtrunA17r5.0-ANR, whole genome shotgun sequence genomic DNA carries:
- the LOC11421151 gene encoding uncharacterized protein, protein MCVRVAHIWLIREKKVPTSIIFMNMLLGGRIHATARKDLVAKFRSMVQEGGTYQLENAIVDFNESPYKVTSHKHKLSMMHNSTFTKVHLPAIPMNVFEFKPFNEILSSTVEEVSTDVIGHVIERGDIRETEKDRRKSRVIDLTLEDLENNRLHCSLWGEHGDKIVTFFGNHDNDTPTILILQFCKTRVYLGAMGVVNAFNGTKLILNGDLPDVAAYMTR, encoded by the exons ATGTGTGTGCGAGTTGCTCACATTTGGTTGATTCGAGAGAAGAAGGTCCCCACTAGCAtcattttcatgaacatgttactg GGTGGACGTATTCACGCCACAGCTAGAAAAGATTTGGTGGCAAAGTTCAGGTCCATGGTTCAAGAAGGGGGTACATATCAGCTTGAAAATGCAATTGTAGATTTTAATGAAAGTCCTTATAAGGTAACTTCACACAAACATAAGCTTAGTATGATGCACAATTCAACTTTTACCAAAGTACACTTGCCTGCTATCCCTATGAACGTTTTTGAGTTCAAGCCATTCAATGAAATTCTCTCTTCAACTGTCGAGGAAGTATCTACGG ATGTTATTGGTCATGTAATTGAAAGAGGTGATATAAGGGAAACTGAAAAGGACAGAAGGAAAAGCAGGGTTATTGATCTCACTTTAGAAGATCTTGA aAACAACCGCTTGCATTGCTCTCTTTGGGGTGAACATGGCGACAAAATTGTGACCTTTTTTGGCAACCATGACAACGACACACCTACTATATTGATATTGCAGTTTTGCAAGACACGCGTGTATTTAG gtgctaTGGGAGTTGTTAATGCCTTTAATGGGACTAAGCTGATACTTAATGGCGATTTGCCTGATGTCGCTGCGTACATGACACGGTAa